Proteins from one Penicillium digitatum chromosome 2, complete sequence genomic window:
- a CDS encoding Major facilitator superfamily yields MGTAGDSQRVTASVHCIDVENQSNNTQGNDFVSPVRSWKSYVWDTWDLPPDQRWLIFKVDAFVLTFASIGYFLKNIDQSNVNNAFLSGMEEDLEMFGNQLVTSTSIWTVGYVIGQIPSNLLLTRISPRWVIPSLELGWGLATICTSSVKSYKALYALRFLVGFFESGFYPGIHYLLGSWYTPREIGKRAMIFWLAGSVGTLFSGFLQAAAYTNLNGTHGYAGWRWLFIIDGIITLPLALAGYVFFPNLPQSGKKTWWTSEQEHLLSIKRMENIGRAGKKPWTMAKAKAILLSWHTYLLPLLYIIWNNGYPQPAMGYWLKSFNAHPPPLPGTTYTISQINNLPLPTTGVLIVMALIWGWLSDGPCRGARWPFIYIGAVVTLIFACLMMKMPFYTNIKGRMVVYWLSNIGAGAGPLILSWINEICSDDTEKRALLVAMANDFAYVVQAIAPNFVWKTTAFPRAPKGYTWSIVLQALLILGTAIVQFLLWRDKKKAAKTEAGLSALDPLEASSVEEGISVGSSEDGGKVASTSRVKPVGLE; encoded by the exons ATGGGAACCGCGGGTGATTCTCAGCGAGTGACGGCTTCGGTGCACTGCATAGATGTGGAGAACCAGAGCAACAACACCCAGGGAAACGATTTTGTCAGTCCTGTCCGATCATGGAAAAGTTATGTGTGGGATACATGGGACCTTCCACCGGATCAACGCTGGTTAATTTTTAAAGTAGATGCGTTCGTTCTCACATTCGCATCGATTGGCTATTTTTTGAAAAATATCGACCAATCGAATGTCAACAACGCATTCCTCAGTGGCATGGAAGAGGATCTCGAGATGTTCGGCAATCAACTAGTGACTA GCACATCGATCTGGACTGTGGGATACGTTATTGGCCAGATTCCGTCCAACTTGTTGTTAACCAGAATCTCCCCTCGATGGGTCATCCCCTCACTGGAGTTAGGATGGGGACTCGCAACTATTTGCACATCAAGCGTCAAGTCGTACAAGGCTCTGTATGCTTTGCGCTTCCTTGTCGGATTTTTTGA ATCAGGATTTTACCCCGGGATTCATTACTTACTAGGATCGTGGTACACACCACGAGAAATTGGAAAGCGGGCCATGATCTTTTGGCTCGCTGGTTCAGTCGGCACTTTGTTCAGCGGGTTCCTCCAGGCCGCTGCATATACAAACCTGAATGGGACACATGGGTACGCTGGAT GGCGCTGGCTTTTCATTATCGATGGCATCATTACGCTACCGCTTGCGCTCGCTGGGTACGTGTTCTTCCCCAACTTACCGCAAAGCGGCAAGAAGACATGGTGGACAAGTGAACAGGAGCATCTTCTGTCTATTAAAAGAATGGAGAACATTGGCCGTGCTGGCAAGAAGCCTTGGACTATGGCAAAGGCGAAAGCGATCCTGCTGAGTTGGCATACCTATCTTCTTC CATTGCTATACATCATTTGGAACAATGGCTATCCTCAACCCGCTATGGGTTATTGGCTGAAGAGCTTCAATGCCCACCCGCCCCCTCTCCCCGGGACAACTTACACCATCTCACAGATAAATAACT TGCCTCTTCCTACGACCGGTGTTCTCATTGTGATGGCATTGATTTGGGGCTGGCTTTCCGATGGGCCATGTCGTGGCGCTCGCTGGCCATTTATTTACATCGGTGCCGTTGTAACT CTCATTTTTGCCTGCTTAATGATGAAGATGCCATTTTACACAAACATCAAGGGCCGTATGGTGGTTTATTGGCTCAGTAATATCGGC GCTGGTGCTGGTCCTTTGATTTTGAGTTGGATCAACGAGATCTGTTCCGATGACACAGAAAAACGGGCGTTGCTTGTTGCCATGGCTAATGACTTTGCCTATGTTGTGCAAGCTATC GCGCCAAATTTCGTGTGGAAAACCACAGCATTCCCTCGAGCTCCCAAGGGATATACTTGGTCAATCGTACTTCAAGCTTTGCTCA TCTTGGGCACCGCAATTGTTCAGTTCCTTTTGTGGCGCGATAAGAAAAAGGCAGCAAAGACAGAGGCGGGCCTTTCAGCTCTTGATCCCCTCGAAGCATCGTCCGTAGAGGAAGGTATATCGGTGGGATCTAGTGAGGACGGTGGCAAAGTGGCTAGTACTTCTCGGGTCAAACCGGTTGGCCTGGAGTAA
- a CDS encoding Glucose/ribitol dehydrogenase has product MTFPYKHVLLVGATSGIGRAMADRLIQAGVKVTAVGRRKQRLNEFIAKHGEEKASAMSYDVSDIDGAPQFAADASAQHPDIDCVFLNPGIQRKYKLTDPKDGDLRIPLILAVQVDPNKLYIVSTTSLLALVPAPRIPAYSAAKAALNAFVYCLRDQLRESNVRVIDLAPPLVSTELHDYMGLEKGRGMGMPVEQYAEDAYRALEMGSDEMLGGSVGPTEVFQDLADTRRKIFDEFAPMLRYVD; this is encoded by the exons ATGACATTCCCATACAAGCACGTTTTGCTCGTTGGAGCTACATCTGGAATCGGTAGAGCGATGGCCGATCGTCTGATCCAGGCTGGCGTTAAAGTGACTGCGGTAGGACGGCGAAAACAGCGTCTTAACGAGTTCATTGCAAAGCACGGCGAGGAAAAAGCCTCCGCGATGAGTTATGACGTCAGCGACATTGACGGGGCTCCCCAATTCGCCGCAGA CGCATCCGCTCAGCATCCGGATATCGACTGTGTCTTTCTCAACCCAGGTATTCAGCGAAAATACAAGTTGACCGATCCCAAAGACGGGGACTTGA GAATTCCTCTCATTCTTGCTGTCCAAGTCGACCCCAACAAGCTTTATATTGTTAG TACTACATCGCTTCTGGCTTTAGTGCCCGCACCGAGAATCCCGGCCTACTCGGCCGCCAAAGCTGCATTGAACGCTTTTGTGTACTGCCTACGAGACCAGCTGAGGGAGTCAAATGTGAGAGTGATCGACTTGGCCCCACCTCTAGTGTCAA CCGAACTACACGATTATATGGGCCTTGAGAAAGGTCGAGGTATGGGCATGCCTGTTGAGCAATATGCTGAAGATGCCTATCGAGCACTGGAGATGGGGAGTGATGAAATGCTCGGTGGAAGTGTTGGACCTACGGAGGTCTTTCAGGATTTGGCCGATACGCGTCGCAAAATTTTCGATGAGTTCGCCCCAATGCTTCGTTACGTGGATTGA
- a CDS encoding CoaE-domain-containing protein, whose translation MRQLELISNDLTSYYRSTLGDAYNASISDYRTSVAGGNLSETRIVKKGMENAVTSLVDDMLVAYALAQLMCGDHCTDCTSGNRGGPSNAVVEGSSVR comes from the exons ATGCGACAACTTGAACTTATTTCCAACGATCTGACTAGTTACTATCGCTCGACCCTTGGTGACGCCTACAATGCTAGCATTAGTGATTACCGCACGTCTGTCGCCGGTGGGAATTTATCCGAGACGCGGATTGTGAAGAAGGGAATGGAGAACGCAGTTACTTCGTTAGTCGACGATATGCTGGTTGCGTATGCCTTGGCTCAGTTGATG TGCGGCGATCACTGCACTGATTGTACTTCTGGCAATCGGGGAGGGCCTTCGAATGCGGTGGTGGAAGGATCTTCCGTCCGTTGA
- a CDS encoding Phospholipid-transporting ATPase (DRS2), putative, producing MSNDIPTEPTEGTQPEQNDVLRRPSLVPPRTLSDSGRRISSQHVRFSTDLDRESTEEQRQTNWDRRPNSQGLIVDTALAPPLVRPASSPTSPLSPPNATKNATLSPISPLSHESVGRSRSRNRGYSLRRSIFNKTIHSTGKDDLAQVELGEVKAPSSDVTTAITPAAETLTAADEKHAPSIAPTANIDSTHREHASPCVSSELPERGLKEKFSVSVAQEKWLQKKATTAVAVARFQAVMTSIQKFVLRIEDIPPTQDGRHIDLNPSMASSMIDERTGKPYIGNFIRSSRYSLWSFFPRQLFAQFTKVANLYFLIVAILQMIPGLSTTGTYTTIVPLLIFVGISMGKEGFDDWRRYRLDREENNRDAWVLRPGHWTIHDGASVISNAQDWERIKCEEIRVGDVIRLERDQPIPADIALLHANGPNGVAYIETMALDGETNLKNKQPCQPVSKVCSTVEDIFSNSLHFVVEDPNLDLYKFDGHVTVNGQEKLPLTNNEIVYRGSILRNTDRALGMVIYTGEECKIRMNANKNPRIKRPTLQDKVNRVVMLIVVLVVILAVVCTVAYKFWSRDVEQHSWYLDDASVSYGPIFTSFLIMFNTMIPISLYVSMEIVKVAQMVLLNDIDMYDPETDTPLEARTSTINEELGQVSYIFSDKTGTLTNNSMRFRKMSVAGTAWLHDADLQEEAARAGDHTKLIHKKRSAKGKKAMGRKSNVSEAQMPRPSNVSGPADALRQSGRSATTYRTEEMLEYIQRKPYTIFARKTKLFILSMALCHTCIPEEDAYGNTTFQAASPDELALVLAAQDLGYLVVDRQSNTLIIRTKPDGLDEATNDEVYEIMDVIEFSSARKRMSVVVRMPDQRICLFCKGADTTLMRLLKQADLAREKATEIERRASRRKNAEANQVIRRNSEHQSRKNSVARSSMTRPSFSRRRSSVTGQQGSDLRASIDGWLRDRETDGGMRNREADSEYYSPRPSAQMGRPSAVLSDSGSSMNGDDDDDLVEEALVVNEAAIFERCFQHLNDFATDGLRTLLYGHRFLDEATYTNWKTVYNEACTSLVDRQQKIEDAGEQIEQQLELTGATAIEDKLQKGVPEAIDKLRRANIKMWMLTGDKRETAINIGHSCRLVKEYSTLTILDQENGDVEQTITHLIEEITCGRVAHSVVVVDGHTLSLIEVNEVVREQFFQLAVKADSVICCRASPKQKAFLVRSIRKQLTDAITLAIGDGANDIAMIQEAHVGIGITGKEGLQAARISDYSIAQFRFLLKLLLVHGRWNYIRACKYTLGTFWKEMLFYLTQALYQRWNGYTGTSLYEPWSLSMFNTLFTSLAVIFLGIFTKDLSASTLLAVPELYTKGQQHGGFNTRLYLGWSFMAACEAVIIFFTMRSLFGLANINTSGNDIFSLGLLTFSACIIVINVKLQALEVHNKTYMSLIVIIISVGGWFVWDLILDREYTMSSGKGIYFLPSNFVHHSGHNLLFWTVLLLSVSAVLLFEFTVSTLRALFFPTDVDIFQEYEQDLDIRKRFEEAAASELQQGWDHGTKRSSFEIARENAEKAEMDARERQVRELLARPRVMDSKLDPTELEVDGFTSASASATASHNSSTHSHNAEPDRGRRSGFLCPEDAIGRRRSVEIQDLFFKGYGAVRKGQLK from the coding sequence ATGTCCAACGACATACCAACAGAACCTACAGAGGGCACTCAACCCGAGCAGAACGATGTTCTCCGACGCCCATCACTCGTGCCACCACGAACGCTCTCCGACTCCGGGCGGCGCATCTCCTCCCAACATGTGCGCTTTTCAACCGATCTCGATCGCGAGTCGACCGAGGAACAACGACAGACAAACTGGGACCGACGTCCCAATTCCCAAGGACTAATTGTGGACACGGCGCTGGCGCCGCCATTGGTTCGACCCGCTTCATCTCCCACCTCTCCTCTCTCGCCTCCCAATGCCACCAAAAATGCGACCCTCTCCCCCATTTCCCCGTTGAGTCATGAATCCGTCGGTCGGTCTCGTTCGCGAAATCGTGGATACTCACTCCGTCGCAGCATTTTCAATAAGACCATTCACTCAACGGGCAAGGATGATCTCGCCCAGGTTGAGCTGGGTGAGGTCAAAGCACCCTCATCTGATGTGACTACCGCTATAACTCCGGCTGCTGAGACGCTTACTGCCGCCGATGAGAAGCACGCTCCGAGCATCGCACCGACTGCAAACATTGACTCAACCCATAGGGAGCATGCTTCTCCCTGTGTCTCCTCTGAGCTCCCGGAGAGGGGCCTTAAGGAGAAGTTTTCCGTGTCTGTAGCCCAGGAGAAGTGGCTTCAGAAGAAGGCGACTACCGCAGTGGCTGTCGCACGCTTCCAGGCTGTTATGACGTCTATCCAGAAGTTCGTTCTGCGCATCGAGGACATTCCACCTACTCAAGATGGGCGCCACATTGATTTGAATCCATCCATGGCAAGTTCCATGATTGATGAGCGCACGGGGAAGCCTTATATCGGAAACTTCATTCGTTCGAGCCGTTACAGTCTCTGGAGTTTCTTCCCTCGCCAACTCTTCGCCCAATTCACCAAAGTCGCCAATCTCTACTTCCTAATCGTCGCCATCCTGCAGATGATCCCTGGCCTAAGTACCACTGGAACATACACCACCATTGTCCCGCTTTTGATCTTCGTTGGTATCTCGATGGGCAAGGAGGGATTTGATGATTGGCGCCGTTATCGCTTGGACAGGGAAGAGAACAACCGGGATGCTTGGGTGCTCCGCCCAGGCCACTGGACGATTCACGATGGCGCCTCCGTGATCAGTAACGCTCAAGATTGGGAGCGGATCAAATGTGAGGAGATTCGTGTCGGAGACGTTATTAGACTTGAGCGCGACCAGCCAATTCCCGCTGATATTGCCCTACTTCACGCCAACGGACCCAACGGCGTCGCTTACATTGAGACCATGGCTCTTGACGGCGAGACAAATTTGAAGAATAAGCAGCCTTGCCAGCCTGTCAGCAAAGTCTGTTCGACTGTAGAAGACATCTTTAGCAACTCCTTGCACTTCGTAGTTGAGGACCCCAACTTGGATCTCTACAAGTTTGACGGTCATGTCACCGTCAACGGCCAGGAGAAACTTCCTTTGACCAACAATGAGATTGTTTACCGTGGCAGCATCCTTCGCAACACTGACCGCGCTCTGGGTATGGTCATTTACACCGGCGAGGAATGCAAGATCCGCATGAACGCTAATAAGAACCCGCGAATCAAGAGGCCCACTCTCCAGGATAAGGTCAACCGTGTGGTCATGTTGATCGTAGTTTTGGTCGTTATCCTAGCCGTTGTCTGCACCGTGGCCTACAAGTTCTGGTCTCGCGACGTGGAGCAACATTCTTGGTATCTTGATGATGCCAGTGTTTCTTACGGCCCAATTTTCACATCGTTCCTGATCATGTTCAACACCATGATTCCCATCTCCCTCTACGTGAGTATGGAAATCGTCAAAGTTGCCCAGATGGTGCTTCTGAACGATATCGACATGTACGACCCCGAAACCGACACCCCGCTCGAGGCGCGCACATCGACCATCAACGAGGAGCTCGGTCAAGTCAGCTACATCTTCTCTGACAAGACGGGTACTCTGACCAATAACTCCATGCGCTTCCGCAAAATGAGTGTGGCTGGAACTGCTTGGTTGCACGATGCCGACCTCCAAGAGGAGGCTGCTCGTGCAGGTGACCACACCAAGTTGATCCACAAGAAGCGGAGCGCAAAGGGCAAGAAGGCAATGGGCCGCAAGTCCAATGTTTCCGAGGCTCAGATGCCCCGTCCGTCGAATGTTTCTGGGCCTGCTGATGCTCTCCGTCAGTCTGGCCGCTCGGCTACTACATATCGTACGGAAGAGATGCTGGAATACATTCAACGCAAGCCTTACACCATCTTTGCCCGAAAGACGAAACTGTTCATTCTGTCCATGGCCTTGTGTCATACTTGCATTCCCGAAGAAGACGCGTACGGAAACACCACTTTCCAGGCTGCATCCCCAGATGAGTTGGCTCTTGTTCTTGCAGCGCAGGATCTAGGATATCTCGTCGTGGATCGCCAATCCAACACGCTGATCATTCGCACAAAACCGGACGGACTGGACGAAGCTACCAACGACGAAGTCTACGAGATCATGGACGTGATTGAGTTCTCGAGTGCACGAAAACGCATGTCCGTCGTTGTTCGCATGCCCGACCAGCGCATCTGCCTATTCTGCAAGGGTGCTGACACCACGTTGATGCGTCTCTTAAAGCAGGCGGACCTGGCACGTGAGAAGGCGACTGAGATCGAGCGCCGAGCAAGCAGGCGCAAAAATGCCGAGGCGAACCAGGTCATCCGACGTAACAGCGAGCACCAAAGCCGGAAGAACAGTGTCGCTCGAAGCAGCATGACGCGGCCAAGCTTCAGCCGTCGACGCTCATCGGTTACTGGCCAACAAGGTTCTGATCTTCGCGCCAGTATCGATGGTTGGCTACGCGACAGGGAAACGGATGGTGGTATGCGGAACAGAGAGGCTGATAGCGAGTACTACAGCCCTCGGCCTTCAGCGCAAATGGGCAGACCCTCGGCCGTCCTCTCAGACTCTGGAAGCTCTATGAATGgcgacgacgatgatgatcttGTGGAGGAGGCACTGGTTGTCAACGAGGCGGCCATTTTCGAGCGCTGCTTCCAGCATTTAAACGACTTTGCCACTGACGGTTTGAGAACTTTGTTGTATGGCCACCGGTTTTTGGACGAAGCGACCTACACCAACTGGAAGACTGTGTACAATGAAGCTTGCACTAGCCTTGTTGATCGGCAGCAGAAAATCGAGGACGCTGGCGAGCAGATTGAGCAGCAGCTGGAGCTTACTGGCGCCACTGCTATCGAGGACAAGCTGCAAAAGGGCGTGCCGGAGGCTATTGACAAACTACGACGAGCCAATATCAAGATGTGGATGCTGACTGGTGATAAGCGGGAGACTGCTATCAACATCGGCCACTCGTGTCGTCTGGTTAAGGAGTACTCGACACTGACTATCCTGGATCAAGAGAATGGCGATGTTGAGCAGACGATCACGCATCTTATTGAGGAGATTACCTGTGGCCGTGTGGCGCATTCCGTGGTTGTGGTTGATGGCCATACACTTTCGTTGATCGAAGTGAATGAGGTGGTGCGTGAACAATTCTTCCAACTGGCTGTCAAGGCAGACTCGGTCATCTGTTGCCGAGCGAGCCCGAAGCAAAAAGCGTTCTTGGTGAGATCGATCCGAAAACAGCTCACCGACGCAATCACACTTGCCATTGGAGACGGCGCCAACGATATCGCCATGATCCAGGAGGCCCATGTGGGTATCGGAATCACTGGAAAGGAGGGATTGCAGGCAGCACGTATCTCGGACTACTCGATTGCGCAGTTCCGCTTCCTTCTTAAGCTGCTTCTGGTACACGGTCGGTGGAACTACATACGTGCCTGCAAGTATACACTCGGTACGTTCTGGAAGGAGATGCTGTTCTACCTGACCCAAGCGCTGTATCAGCGCTGGAATGGCTATACTGGCACCAGTTTGTACGAGCCGTGGAGTCTGAGTATGTTCAACACGCTGTTCACCTCGCTCGCTGTCATCTTCCTGGGTATCTTCACCAAAGATCTCTCAGCATCAACACTGCTAGCCGTGCCGGAGCTCTACACCAAGGGTCAACAACACGGAGGCTTCAATACACGGCTCTATCTGGGCTGGTCATTCATGGCGGCTTGCGAAGCAGTGATCATTTTCTTCACGATGCGGAGTCTTTTTGGCCTCGCAAACATCAACACCAGCGGCAACGACATCTTCTCCCTGGGCCTACTCACCTTCTCCGCGTGCATTATCGTCATCAACGTCAAACTCCAAGCCCTGGAAGTCCACAACAAAACGTACATGTCGCTAATTGTAATTATCATTTCCGTCGGCGGCTGGTTCGTGTGGGATCTCATCCTCGACCGTGAATACACCATGTCCTCCGGCAAAGGCATCTACTTCCTCCCCTCCAACTTCGTCCATCACTCCGGCCATAACCTCCTCTTCTGGACTGTCCTCCTGCTGTCTGTCTCAGCCGTTCTTCTCTTCGAGTTCACTGTCTCAACCCTCCGCGCCCTCTTCTTCCCAACAGACGTCGACATCTTCCAAGAATACGAACAAGATCTCGACATCCGCAAGCGCTTCGAAGAGGCCGCTGCCTCGGAACTCCAGCAGGGCTGGGACCATGGGACCAAGAGATCAAGTTTCGAGATCGCCCGTGAGAACGCCGAGAAGGCTGAGATGGATGCCCGTGAACGCCAGGTCCGCGAGCTGCTCGCCCGCCCCCGCGTGATGGACTCCAAGCTTGACCCCACGGAACTCGAGGTTGATGGCTTCACCAGTGCCAGCGCCAGCGCCACGGCTAGTCACAACAGCAGCACGCACAGCCACAATGCTGAACCGGACCGTGGTCGCCGGTCTGGCTTCCTCTGTCCCGAAGATGCCATTGGGCGCCGACGCTCCGTTGAGATCCAGGATCTCTTTTTCAAGGGATATGGTGCTGTGCGCAAGGGCCAGCTGAAATGA
- a CDS encoding Transcription factor RfeF, putative yields the protein MGFAQKIAAAQNSQNSQNMADGGSYEGAPPSGYPGGPPAALQAGGLSQQPQYSAFSGSPAPQGSNQAPQCPSQGAQYSGGQGRPEPSPGPPSGPPLGQYGAPGGAPHAAVSPATQQQVAAYRSLLISTIQENNLQSFYPPERLDRLVQTLAIEAPCKLNKLIQEWAVPMEVASDVMKLALFDVILYVDDSGSIEFEEKGLRKDQLRQILGIVATAASTFDQDGISIRFMNSSEVGDGIRNADDVNRLVSRVRFSGLTPLGTNLKTKVIDPMVVQPAQANRLEKPVLVITITDGQPAGEPLGAVSDVIRYAVEETTRTRHGPSSVSFQFSQVGTDQRARDFLGSLDQDPHIGHLIDCTSNFEVEQDEMSRANPPVHLTRELWCAKLMLGAIDSSYDTKDERDNQRRGGPPPASVSQYGGGYGQPSPSQGQAQPPYGPPPDAPPTSYGSQSGYPLQGGQCQQQLPQQPPCPGSRGYGQQQQQQQPYGF from the exons ATGGGT TTTGCTCAGAAAATCGCCGCAGCGCAGAATAGCCAAAATAGCCAGAACATGGCTGATGGTGGCTCATATGAAGGTGCCCCTCCGTCAGGGTACCCTGGTGGTCCTCCTGCAGCCTTACAGGCTGGTGGATTG AGTCAACAGCCCCAGTACTCGGCTTTTTCAGGATCCCCAGCCCCTCAGGGATCG AACCAGGCACCACAATGCCCTAGTCAGGGAGCTCAATACTCCGGTGGCCAGGGCCGTCCTGAACCTTCACCTGGACCACCAAGTGGACCGCCGCTAGGCCAGTATGGCGCACCAGGCGGTGCCCCTCACGCTGCAGTCTCCCCGGCTACCCAGCAGCAGGTCGCAGCTTACCGATCGCTTTTGATTTCCACGATTCAAGAGAATAATCTCCAAAGCTTCTACCCCCCGGAGCGACTGGATCGGCTTGTTCAGACGCTTGCCATCGAAGCACCGTGCAAGCTCAATAAGCTGATTCAGGAATGGGCCGTGCCTATGGAGGTTGCATCAGATGTCATGAAGCTCGCGCTGTTCGACGTGATTCTTTACGTGGATGACAGTGGATCCATCGAATTCGAAGAGAAGGGACTCCGAAAGGATCAACTCAGACAGATCCTCGGCATCGTCGCTACTGCTGCATCTACCTTCGACCAGGACGGTATTTCTATCCGATTCATGAACTCTAGTGAGGTGGGCGATGGCATTCGGAATGCAGATGATGTCAACCGTCTAGTTTCCCGAGTCCGTTTCTCGGGTCTGACCCCCCTGGGCACCAACCTGAAGACCAAGGTCATCGACCCGATGGTCGTTCAACCCGCCCAGGCCAACCGTCTCGAGAAGCCCGTGCTGGTGATCACCATAACCGACGGACAGCCTGCCGGTGAGCCTCTCGGTGCCGTGAGTGATGTCATTCGTTACGCAGTGGAGGAGACCACGCGGACCCGTCATGGCCCCAGCTCCGTATCCTTCCAATTTTCGCAGGTGGGAACTGATCAGCGGGCTCGCGATTTCTTGGGCTCTCTGGACCAGGACCCTCATATTGGCCACCTGATTGACTGTACCTCCA ACTTCGAGGTTGAGCAGGATGAGATGTCCCGTGCTAACCCGCCCGTGCATCTCACTCGCGAGCTTTGG TGTGCCAAACTAATGCTCGGCGCTATCGATTCCTCCTACGACACCAAGGATGAGCGAGACAACCAACGTCGTGGTGGACCTCCACCTGCATCGGTAAGCCAGTACGGAGGAGGCTACGGTCAACCTTCGCCATCCCAGGGCCAAGCTCAGCCTCCTTATGGTCCGCCCCCTGATGCCCCGCCGACTTCGTACGGTTCCCAGTCCGGCTACCCACTCCAGGGTGGTCAATGCCAACAGCAACTTCCTCAGCAGCCCCCCTGCCCGGGATCGCGTGGATATGgccaacagcaacagcaacagcaaccaTATGG GTTCTGA
- a CDS encoding NAD binding Rossmann fold oxidoreductase, putative codes for MSTPVLRLGILGATNAVQATYLPVLRSLGTHYTLTAIYDSNPEIANQCQARFGITYSTAVVEDVLLHKEVDVILNLLPMEYHEQYTVIALEAGKDVMVEVPLTMSISSLRRIREAINQGKSSRYVNGTNETDGPKVFVGCARRYAPCFTEVFKKELATLGRVHYARCRHIAGPMNNIVTPASKDITPPLKSSNNPEQFRALLEDVFGSEEDLTSDRVAFCRYLGMLGCHDLSVMRESLGFPNAVSNVAITDPFYSAIFHYTNSVENGGYPFTLLYEAGVDAVPRCDAHLTVYGAHKTLSVEYDFPRPGEKISTGTYVRVVVEEADGTAETDHVNGNQINETENVVPRPRVKRTETVSTCDEAYEREFMALYSYLVDGGSAAKTTADDAVMDLRLLLMIFDHYNRQCGTIRTPLG; via the coding sequence ATGTCCACCCCTGTCCTCCGCCTAGGAATCCTAGGCGCGACTAACGCCGTCCAAGCTACTTATCTCCCGGTCCTCCGTTCCCTTGGAACACACTACACCCTCACAGCCATCTACGACTCCAACCCCGAAATCGCAAACCAGTGTCAAGCCCGCTTCGGCATAACCTACAGCACGGCAGTCGTGGAAGATGTCCTCCTTCATAAAGAAGTAGATGTCATCCTCAACCTCCTCCCAATGGAGTACCACGAACAATACACCGTGATCGCCCTCGAAGCCGGCAAAGACGTGATGGTCGAAGTTCCCCTCACAATGAGCATCTCAAGTCTGCGCCGGATTCGCGAAGCTATCAACCAAGGAAAATCATCTCGATATGTCAACGGCACTAACGAAACAGACGGCCCAAAGGTTTTCGTCGGATGCGCGCGCCGCTACGCGCCCTGCTTTACAGAGGTCTTCAAGAAAGAGCTCGCCACCCTAGGTCGCGTGCACTATGCGCGCTGTCGACACATCGCCGGCCCAATGAACAACATTGTCACGCCGGCGTCGAAAGACATCACACCGCCACTGAAAAGCAGCAATAACCCGGAGCAGTTCCGCGCGCTCCTGGAAGACGTCTTCGGATCCGAAGAGGACCTAACTTCGGACAGAGTCGCTTTTTGTCGTTACCTCGGCATGCTGGGTTGTCATGATCTGTCGGTGATGCGCGAGTCGTTGGGATTCCCAAATGCTGTTTCCAATGTCGCTATCACGGACCCGTTCTACTCTGCCATTTTCCACTATACGAATTCCGTAGAGAATGGCGGGTATCCATTCACGCTTCTCTATGAAGCTGGTGTTGATGCCGTGCCTCGCTGCGATGCTCATCTGACTGTTTACGGTGCGCACAAGACTCTCAGTGTGGAGTATGACTTCCCCCGTCCTGGTGAGAAGATCAGTACCGGAACGTATGTGCGGGTTGTTGTTGAGGAAGCGGATGGGACTGCGGAGACGGATCATGTCAATGGCAATCAAATTAACGAGACGGAGAATGTTGTTCCTCGCCCGCGTGTCAAGCGGACGGAGACCGTTAGTACCTGTGACGAGGCGTATGAGCGTGAATTCATGGCTCTGTACTCTTATCTAGTTGATGGAGGGTCGGCGGCGAAAACGACAGCTGACGACGCTGTCATGGACCTACGGCTGTTACTGATGATCTTTGACCACTACAATCGCCAGTGTGGTACCATTCGAACTCCGTTGGGTTGA